TCGAGACCCGCTGTCAGTACTGCAAGAGTACCCTCGGCGAGGGCGACCCCGTCAGCGCGTACGTCGTGCGCTATGCCGGCGACGACGAATGGACCATCCCACACATCTACTGTCGGGACTGCCAGTCGACCATCACCGACCCGACTCTCGGCGCGACCGAACTGCTGGCCGAGGGCCACCTCGGCGTCACGATGGACGCCACAACCCAACGGGCCTCCCTCACCCTACTCGAAATCGAACGCATCACAAAGAGCGCGCCGGAGGAAGGCCATGTCACG
This genomic interval from Halalkalicoccus subterraneus contains the following:
- a CDS encoding PHD finger domain-containing protein yields the protein MLITTPAEQLLTGFPILETRCQYCKSTLGEGDPVSAYVVRYAGDDEWTIPHIYCRDCQSTITDPTLGATELLAEGHLGVTMDATTQRASLTLLEIERITKSAPEEGHVTL